From Gopherus flavomarginatus isolate rGopFla2 chromosome 7, rGopFla2.mat.asm, whole genome shotgun sequence, the proteins below share one genomic window:
- the LOC127055899 gene encoding 14 kDa phosphohistidine phosphatase-like, with product MAGQLESLRGVEIDPDGTFKYILVRVQRAGGAEHRDVVRGTAAAEFHNHIFEKVNPEMEKLGFECKCLGGGKIDHNSKDKKMRVFGLSTGYGKADHAVTVEILKKVYQDYEITWSDDKK from the exons ATGGCCGGGCAGCTAGAGTCGCTCCGCGGGGTGGAGATCGATCCGGACGGCACGTTCAAGTACATCCTGGTGCGGGTGCAGCGCGCGGGGGGAGCCGAGCACCGGGACGTCGTCAGGGGCACCGCGGCCGCCGAGTTCCACA atcatatatttgaaaaagtaaacCCTGAAATGGAAAAGTTGGGCTTTGAATGCAAGTGCCTTGGAGGAGGAAAAATTGACCATAATAGCAAAGACAAGAAAATGAGGGTATTTGGTCTCTCCACA GGATATGGTAAAGCAGATCATGCAGTGACTGTAGAAATACTGAAAAAAGTATACCAAGACTATGAAATCACTTGGTCAGATGACAAGAAATGA